One genomic segment of Danio rerio strain Tuebingen ecotype United States chromosome 11, GRCz12tu, whole genome shotgun sequence includes these proteins:
- the iqsec1b gene encoding IQ motif and SEC7 domain-containing protein 1 isoform X16, translated as MPLHASCRLKAQHVEGEAPGGESGPSLDNSGGYLRGPVSRSAIISGEHFDGPPLYAHEVRQRPRRPKLQHSQSILRKQAEEEAIKRSRSLSESYELSTDLQDKQVEMLERKYGGRFITRHAARTIQTAFRQYQMNKNFERLRSSMSENRMSRRIVLSNMRMQFSFEGPEKVHSSYFEGKQVSLTDDGSKLGALVQSERGEMVPANMKSPAVQSDFTDAITELEDVFSRQVKSLAESIDDALNCRSLHGDEGQSEATRGHPDLEQEVTYQVKPSHGSEHRKRDEMTASYSDVTLYIDEEELSPPLPLSQSVDRPSSTESDLRIRSLNSSQDYWSLAHKDEKADTDTSCRSTPSLECQEQRLRIDHLPLLTIEPPSDSSVELSDRSDRSSLKRQNAYDRGIASQQGSPKHIPSHALPPRGPAREDEAPRHRPRQLESHLAINGTANRQSKSESDFSDGDNDSINSTSNSNDTINCSSESSSRDSLREQTLSKQTYHKETRNSWDSPAFSNDIIRKRHYRIGLNLFNKKPEKGIQYLIERGFVPDTPVGVAHFLLQRKGLSRQMIGEFLGNRQKQFNRDVLDCVVDEMDFSAMELDEALRKFQAHIRVQGEAQKVERLIEAFSQRYCICNPGVVRQFRNPDTIFILAFAIILLNTDMYSPNVKPERKMKLEDFVKNLRGVDDGEDIPREMLVGIYERIRKRELKTNEDHVSQVQKVEKLIVGKKPIGSLHHGLGCVLSLPHRRLVCYCRLFEVPDPNKPQKLGLHQREIFLFNDLLVVTKIFQKKKNSVTYSFRQSFSLYGMQVLLFENQYYPNGVRLTSALPGADIKVLINFNAPNPQDRKKFTDDLRESIAEVQEMEKYRIESELEKQKGVVRPSISQSSGLKKETGNGNLSRTSLDDSYAMGEGLKRSALSSSLRDLSDAGVHH; from the exons TGTGGAAGGTGAGGCTCCGGGCGGCGAGTCGGGCCCCTCTCTGGACAATAGTGGAGGTTACTTACGAGGACCGGTGAGCCGCAGTGCTATCATTAGTGGCGAGCACTTTGACGGCCCACCGTTGTACGCTCACGAGGTACGGCAGCGCCCACGGAGACCCAAACTTCAGCATTCTCAGTCCATTCTCCGCAAACAGGCTGAGGAGGAGGCCATCAAACGCTCCCGATCGCTGTCTGAGAGCTATGAGCTCTCCACCGACCTCCAAGACAAACAG GTGGAGATGCTTGAGCGGAAGTATGGAGGGCGTTTTATAACCCGACATGCTGCACGAACAATCCAGACTGCATTCCGCCAGTATCAGATGAACAAGAACTTTGAGCGCCTCCGGAGTTCTATGTCAGAAAACCGCATGTCCAGACGCATAGTTTTATCCAATATGAGAATGCAGTTTTCATTTGAAGGACCTGAAAAAGTCCACAGTTCATACTTTGAGGGCAAGCAGGTGTCTCTTACGGATGATGGGTCTAAACTAGGAGCATTGGTACAATCTGAGCGCGGTGAGATGGTCCCCGCCAACATGAAGTCACCTGCGGTCCAGAGCGATTTCACAGACGCCATTACAGAACTGGAGGATGTTTTCTCTCGACAAGTGAAGTCATTGGCAGAATCGATAGACGATGCACTGAACTGTCGTAGCCTACACGGAGACGAGGGACAGTCAGAAGCAACCAGAGGTCATCCAGACTTGGAGCAAGAGGTTACCTACCAGGTCAAGCCTTCCCACGGTAGCGAGCACCGAAAGCGAGATGAGATGACAGCCTCCTACAGCGATGTGACACTTTATATAGATGAGGAAGAGCTCTCGCCACCTCTTCCTTTATCACAATCAGTTGACAGACCCTCTAGCACTGAGTCAGACCTCCGTATACGTTCTTTGAACTCTTCGCAGGACTACTGGTCTCTAGCTCATAAGGATGAAAAAGCCGACACGGACACTAGCTGCCGCAGCACCCCATCTCTAGAGTGTCAAGAGCAAAGATTGAGAATAGACCACCTTCCTCTGCTCACTATCGAACCTCCGAGTGATAGCTCTGTTGAGTTGAGTGACCGCTCTGACCGAAGCTCTCTCAAGAGACAGAACGCTTACGATCGAGGCATAGCCAGCCAGCAGGGCAGCCCTAAGCACATCCCTTCCCATGCACTCCCACCACGGGGGCCAGCAAGAGAGGATGAAGCTCCACGCCATCGGCCGCGGCAGCTGGAAAGCCATCTGGCTATCAATGGCACCGCCAACCGGCAAAGCAAATCCGAGTCTGACTTCTCTGATGGTGATAATGACAGCATCAACAGCACTTCCAATTCCAATGATACGATCAACTGCAGTTCGGAGTCCTCTTCCAGGGACAGTCTTCGAGAGCAGACTCTCAGTAAGCAGACGTATCACAAGGAGACACGAAACAGTTGGGACTCGCCAGCATTTAGCAATGATATCATCCGCAAGAGGCACTATCGAATTGGCCTGAACCTTTTCAACAA GAAACCTGAAAAAGGCATCCAGTATCTGATTGAGCGAGGATTTGTCCCAGACACACCTGTGGGAGTTGCCCATTTCCTGTTACAGAGAAAAGGGTTGAGTCGACAGATGATTGGCGAGTTCCTGGGCAACAGGCAGAAACAGTTCAACAGAGATGTTCTTGA CTGTGTGGTAGATGAGATGGATTTCTCTGCAATGGAGCTGGATGAAGCCTTGAGAAAATTCCAGGCACATATCCGGGTGCAGGGAGAGGCACAGAAAGTGGAGAGACTAATTGAAGCCTTCAG TCAGCGCTACTGCATCTGCAACCCGGGGGTGGTACGGCAGTTTAGGAACCCAGATACCATCTTCATCCTGGCGTTTGCCATTATACTCCTCAACACAGATATGTACAGCCCGAATGTGAAGCCAGAGAGGAAGATGAAACTAGAGGACTTTGTGAAGAACCTTCGCG GAGTGGATGATGGAGAGGACATCCCGAGAGAGATGTTAGTGGGCATCTATGAGCGAATTCGTAAACGAGAGCTTAAGACGAATGAAGACCATGTGTCCCAAGTGCAAAAGGTGGAGAAACTCATCGTGGGCAAAAAGCCG ATCGGCTCTCTGCATCATGGCCTCGGATGT GTTCTGTCTCTGCCACATCGCAGACTGGTCTGTTACTGTAGACTGTTTGAAGTCCCGGACCCCAACAAACCTCAAAAACTGGGCCTCCACCAGAGAGAAATCTTCCTGTTCAATGACCTTCTAGTG gtcACTAAGATTttccagaagaagaagaattcggTGACGTACAGTTTCAGGCAGTCCTTTTCTCTCTACGGGATGCAGGTGCTGCTGTTTGAAAACCAGT ATTACCCCAATGGAGTGCGTCTCACTTCAGCTCTTCCAGGCGCAGACATCAAGGTTCTCATTAACTTCAATGCCCCAAACCCGCAAGACCGTAAGAAGTTCACTGATGACCTGCGTGAGTCCATCGCAGAAGTGCAGGAGATGGAGAAATACAGGATAGAGT ctgaaTTGGAGAAGCAGAAAGGTGTAGTCCGTCCTAGCATTTCACAGAGCTCAGGGTTGAAAAAAGAAACGGGGAACGGCAATTTGAGTCGAACCAGTCTGGATGATAGCTATGCCATGGGGGAAGGCCTGAAGAGAAGTGCCCTCAGCAGCTCCTTACGTGACCTTTCAGATGCAG GGGTCCATCATTAG
- the iqsec1b gene encoding IQ motif and SEC7 domain-containing protein 1 isoform X18 has protein sequence MLERKYGGRFITRHAARTIQTAFRQYQMNKNFERLRSSMSENRMSRRIVLSNMRMQFSFEGPEKVHSSYFEGKQVSLTDDGSKLGALVQSERGEMVPANMKSPAVQSDFTDAITELEDVFSRQVKSLAESIDDALNCRSLHGDEGQSEATRGHPDLEQEVTYQVKPSHGSEHRKRDEMTASYSDVTLYIDEEELSPPLPLSQSVDRPSSTESDLRIRSLNSSQDYWSLAHKDEKADTDTSCRSTPSLECQEQRLRIDHLPLLTIEPPSDSSVELSDRSDRSSLKRQNAYDRGIASQQGSPKHIPSHALPPRGPAREDEAPRHRPRQLESHLAINGTANRQSKSESDFSDGDNDSINSTSNSNDTINCSSESSSRDSLREQTLSKQTYHKETRNSWDSPAFSNDIIRKRHYRIGLNLFNKKPEKGIQYLIERGFVPDTPVGVAHFLLQRKGLSRQMIGEFLGNRQKQFNRDVLDCVVDEMDFSAMELDEALRKFQAHIRVQGEAQKVERLIEAFSQRYCICNPGVVRQFRNPDTIFILAFAIILLNTDMYSPNVKPERKMKLEDFVKNLRGVDDGEDIPREMLVGIYERIRKRELKTNEDHVSQVQKVEKLIVGKKPIGSLHHGLGCVLSLPHRRLVCYCRLFEVPDPNKPQKLGLHQREIFLFNDLLVVTKIFQKKKNSVTYSFRQSFSLYGMQVLLFENQYYPNGVRLTSALPGADIKVLINFNAPNPQDRKKFTDDLRESIAEVQEMEKYRIESELEKQKGVVRPSISQSSGLKKETGNGNLSRTSLDDSYAMGEGLKRSALSSSLRDLSDAGVHH, from the exons ATGCTTGAGCGGAAGTATGGAGGGCGTTTTATAACCCGACATGCTGCACGAACAATCCAGACTGCATTCCGCCAGTATCAGATGAACAAGAACTTTGAGCGCCTCCGGAGTTCTATGTCAGAAAACCGCATGTCCAGACGCATAGTTTTATCCAATATGAGAATGCAGTTTTCATTTGAAGGACCTGAAAAAGTCCACAGTTCATACTTTGAGGGCAAGCAGGTGTCTCTTACGGATGATGGGTCTAAACTAGGAGCATTGGTACAATCTGAGCGCGGTGAGATGGTCCCCGCCAACATGAAGTCACCTGCGGTCCAGAGCGATTTCACAGACGCCATTACAGAACTGGAGGATGTTTTCTCTCGACAAGTGAAGTCATTGGCAGAATCGATAGACGATGCACTGAACTGTCGTAGCCTACACGGAGACGAGGGACAGTCAGAAGCAACCAGAGGTCATCCAGACTTGGAGCAAGAGGTTACCTACCAGGTCAAGCCTTCCCACGGTAGCGAGCACCGAAAGCGAGATGAGATGACAGCCTCCTACAGCGATGTGACACTTTATATAGATGAGGAAGAGCTCTCGCCACCTCTTCCTTTATCACAATCAGTTGACAGACCCTCTAGCACTGAGTCAGACCTCCGTATACGTTCTTTGAACTCTTCGCAGGACTACTGGTCTCTAGCTCATAAGGATGAAAAAGCCGACACGGACACTAGCTGCCGCAGCACCCCATCTCTAGAGTGTCAAGAGCAAAGATTGAGAATAGACCACCTTCCTCTGCTCACTATCGAACCTCCGAGTGATAGCTCTGTTGAGTTGAGTGACCGCTCTGACCGAAGCTCTCTCAAGAGACAGAACGCTTACGATCGAGGCATAGCCAGCCAGCAGGGCAGCCCTAAGCACATCCCTTCCCATGCACTCCCACCACGGGGGCCAGCAAGAGAGGATGAAGCTCCACGCCATCGGCCGCGGCAGCTGGAAAGCCATCTGGCTATCAATGGCACCGCCAACCGGCAAAGCAAATCCGAGTCTGACTTCTCTGATGGTGATAATGACAGCATCAACAGCACTTCCAATTCCAATGATACGATCAACTGCAGTTCGGAGTCCTCTTCCAGGGACAGTCTTCGAGAGCAGACTCTCAGTAAGCAGACGTATCACAAGGAGACACGAAACAGTTGGGACTCGCCAGCATTTAGCAATGATATCATCCGCAAGAGGCACTATCGAATTGGCCTGAACCTTTTCAACAA GAAACCTGAAAAAGGCATCCAGTATCTGATTGAGCGAGGATTTGTCCCAGACACACCTGTGGGAGTTGCCCATTTCCTGTTACAGAGAAAAGGGTTGAGTCGACAGATGATTGGCGAGTTCCTGGGCAACAGGCAGAAACAGTTCAACAGAGATGTTCTTGA CTGTGTGGTAGATGAGATGGATTTCTCTGCAATGGAGCTGGATGAAGCCTTGAGAAAATTCCAGGCACATATCCGGGTGCAGGGAGAGGCACAGAAAGTGGAGAGACTAATTGAAGCCTTCAG TCAGCGCTACTGCATCTGCAACCCGGGGGTGGTACGGCAGTTTAGGAACCCAGATACCATCTTCATCCTGGCGTTTGCCATTATACTCCTCAACACAGATATGTACAGCCCGAATGTGAAGCCAGAGAGGAAGATGAAACTAGAGGACTTTGTGAAGAACCTTCGCG GAGTGGATGATGGAGAGGACATCCCGAGAGAGATGTTAGTGGGCATCTATGAGCGAATTCGTAAACGAGAGCTTAAGACGAATGAAGACCATGTGTCCCAAGTGCAAAAGGTGGAGAAACTCATCGTGGGCAAAAAGCCG ATCGGCTCTCTGCATCATGGCCTCGGATGT GTTCTGTCTCTGCCACATCGCAGACTGGTCTGTTACTGTAGACTGTTTGAAGTCCCGGACCCCAACAAACCTCAAAAACTGGGCCTCCACCAGAGAGAAATCTTCCTGTTCAATGACCTTCTAGTG gtcACTAAGATTttccagaagaagaagaattcggTGACGTACAGTTTCAGGCAGTCCTTTTCTCTCTACGGGATGCAGGTGCTGCTGTTTGAAAACCAGT ATTACCCCAATGGAGTGCGTCTCACTTCAGCTCTTCCAGGCGCAGACATCAAGGTTCTCATTAACTTCAATGCCCCAAACCCGCAAGACCGTAAGAAGTTCACTGATGACCTGCGTGAGTCCATCGCAGAAGTGCAGGAGATGGAGAAATACAGGATAGAGT ctgaaTTGGAGAAGCAGAAAGGTGTAGTCCGTCCTAGCATTTCACAGAGCTCAGGGTTGAAAAAAGAAACGGGGAACGGCAATTTGAGTCGAACCAGTCTGGATGATAGCTATGCCATGGGGGAAGGCCTGAAGAGAAGTGCCCTCAGCAGCTCCTTACGTGACCTTTCAGATGCAG GGGTCCATCATTAG
- the iqsec1b gene encoding IQ motif and SEC7 domain-containing protein 1 isoform X15 — translation MFFPCFVGDQCSSVEGEAPGGESGPSLDNSGGYLRGPVSRSAIISGEHFDGPPLYAHEVRQRPRRPKLQHSQSILRKQAEEEAIKRSRSLSESYELSTDLQDKQVEMLERKYGGRFITRHAARTIQTAFRQYQMNKNFERLRSSMSENRMSRRIVLSNMRMQFSFEGPEKVHSSYFEGKQVSLTDDGSKLGALVQSERGEMVPANMKSPAVQSDFTDAITELEDVFSRQVKSLAESIDDALNCRSLHGDEGQSEATRGHPDLEQEVTYQVKPSHGSEHRKRDEMTASYSDVTLYIDEEELSPPLPLSQSVDRPSSTESDLRIRSLNSSQDYWSLAHKDEKADTDTSCRSTPSLECQEQRLRIDHLPLLTIEPPSDSSVELSDRSDRSSLKRQNAYDRGIASQQGSPKHIPSHALPPRGPAREDEAPRHRPRQLESHLAINGTANRQSKSESDFSDGDNDSINSTSNSNDTINCSSESSSRDSLREQTLSKQTYHKETRNSWDSPAFSNDIIRKRHYRIGLNLFNKKPEKGIQYLIERGFVPDTPVGVAHFLLQRKGLSRQMIGEFLGNRQKQFNRDVLDCVVDEMDFSAMELDEALRKFQAHIRVQGEAQKVERLIEAFSQRYCICNPGVVRQFRNPDTIFILAFAIILLNTDMYSPNVKPERKMKLEDFVKNLRGVDDGEDIPREMLVGIYERIRKRELKTNEDHVSQVQKVEKLIVGKKPIGSLHHGLGCVLSLPHRRLVCYCRLFEVPDPNKPQKLGLHQREIFLFNDLLVVTKIFQKKKNSVTYSFRQSFSLYGMQVLLFENQYYPNGVRLTSALPGADIKVLINFNAPNPQDRKKFTDDLRESIAEVQEMEKYRIESELEKQKGVVRPSISQSSGLKKETGNGNLSRTSLDDSYAMGEGLKRSALSSSLRDLSDAGVHH, via the exons TGTGGAAGGTGAGGCTCCGGGCGGCGAGTCGGGCCCCTCTCTGGACAATAGTGGAGGTTACTTACGAGGACCGGTGAGCCGCAGTGCTATCATTAGTGGCGAGCACTTTGACGGCCCACCGTTGTACGCTCACGAGGTACGGCAGCGCCCACGGAGACCCAAACTTCAGCATTCTCAGTCCATTCTCCGCAAACAGGCTGAGGAGGAGGCCATCAAACGCTCCCGATCGCTGTCTGAGAGCTATGAGCTCTCCACCGACCTCCAAGACAAACAG GTGGAGATGCTTGAGCGGAAGTATGGAGGGCGTTTTATAACCCGACATGCTGCACGAACAATCCAGACTGCATTCCGCCAGTATCAGATGAACAAGAACTTTGAGCGCCTCCGGAGTTCTATGTCAGAAAACCGCATGTCCAGACGCATAGTTTTATCCAATATGAGAATGCAGTTTTCATTTGAAGGACCTGAAAAAGTCCACAGTTCATACTTTGAGGGCAAGCAGGTGTCTCTTACGGATGATGGGTCTAAACTAGGAGCATTGGTACAATCTGAGCGCGGTGAGATGGTCCCCGCCAACATGAAGTCACCTGCGGTCCAGAGCGATTTCACAGACGCCATTACAGAACTGGAGGATGTTTTCTCTCGACAAGTGAAGTCATTGGCAGAATCGATAGACGATGCACTGAACTGTCGTAGCCTACACGGAGACGAGGGACAGTCAGAAGCAACCAGAGGTCATCCAGACTTGGAGCAAGAGGTTACCTACCAGGTCAAGCCTTCCCACGGTAGCGAGCACCGAAAGCGAGATGAGATGACAGCCTCCTACAGCGATGTGACACTTTATATAGATGAGGAAGAGCTCTCGCCACCTCTTCCTTTATCACAATCAGTTGACAGACCCTCTAGCACTGAGTCAGACCTCCGTATACGTTCTTTGAACTCTTCGCAGGACTACTGGTCTCTAGCTCATAAGGATGAAAAAGCCGACACGGACACTAGCTGCCGCAGCACCCCATCTCTAGAGTGTCAAGAGCAAAGATTGAGAATAGACCACCTTCCTCTGCTCACTATCGAACCTCCGAGTGATAGCTCTGTTGAGTTGAGTGACCGCTCTGACCGAAGCTCTCTCAAGAGACAGAACGCTTACGATCGAGGCATAGCCAGCCAGCAGGGCAGCCCTAAGCACATCCCTTCCCATGCACTCCCACCACGGGGGCCAGCAAGAGAGGATGAAGCTCCACGCCATCGGCCGCGGCAGCTGGAAAGCCATCTGGCTATCAATGGCACCGCCAACCGGCAAAGCAAATCCGAGTCTGACTTCTCTGATGGTGATAATGACAGCATCAACAGCACTTCCAATTCCAATGATACGATCAACTGCAGTTCGGAGTCCTCTTCCAGGGACAGTCTTCGAGAGCAGACTCTCAGTAAGCAGACGTATCACAAGGAGACACGAAACAGTTGGGACTCGCCAGCATTTAGCAATGATATCATCCGCAAGAGGCACTATCGAATTGGCCTGAACCTTTTCAACAA GAAACCTGAAAAAGGCATCCAGTATCTGATTGAGCGAGGATTTGTCCCAGACACACCTGTGGGAGTTGCCCATTTCCTGTTACAGAGAAAAGGGTTGAGTCGACAGATGATTGGCGAGTTCCTGGGCAACAGGCAGAAACAGTTCAACAGAGATGTTCTTGA CTGTGTGGTAGATGAGATGGATTTCTCTGCAATGGAGCTGGATGAAGCCTTGAGAAAATTCCAGGCACATATCCGGGTGCAGGGAGAGGCACAGAAAGTGGAGAGACTAATTGAAGCCTTCAG TCAGCGCTACTGCATCTGCAACCCGGGGGTGGTACGGCAGTTTAGGAACCCAGATACCATCTTCATCCTGGCGTTTGCCATTATACTCCTCAACACAGATATGTACAGCCCGAATGTGAAGCCAGAGAGGAAGATGAAACTAGAGGACTTTGTGAAGAACCTTCGCG GAGTGGATGATGGAGAGGACATCCCGAGAGAGATGTTAGTGGGCATCTATGAGCGAATTCGTAAACGAGAGCTTAAGACGAATGAAGACCATGTGTCCCAAGTGCAAAAGGTGGAGAAACTCATCGTGGGCAAAAAGCCG ATCGGCTCTCTGCATCATGGCCTCGGATGT GTTCTGTCTCTGCCACATCGCAGACTGGTCTGTTACTGTAGACTGTTTGAAGTCCCGGACCCCAACAAACCTCAAAAACTGGGCCTCCACCAGAGAGAAATCTTCCTGTTCAATGACCTTCTAGTG gtcACTAAGATTttccagaagaagaagaattcggTGACGTACAGTTTCAGGCAGTCCTTTTCTCTCTACGGGATGCAGGTGCTGCTGTTTGAAAACCAGT ATTACCCCAATGGAGTGCGTCTCACTTCAGCTCTTCCAGGCGCAGACATCAAGGTTCTCATTAACTTCAATGCCCCAAACCCGCAAGACCGTAAGAAGTTCACTGATGACCTGCGTGAGTCCATCGCAGAAGTGCAGGAGATGGAGAAATACAGGATAGAGT ctgaaTTGGAGAAGCAGAAAGGTGTAGTCCGTCCTAGCATTTCACAGAGCTCAGGGTTGAAAAAAGAAACGGGGAACGGCAATTTGAGTCGAACCAGTCTGGATGATAGCTATGCCATGGGGGAAGGCCTGAAGAGAAGTGCCCTCAGCAGCTCCTTACGTGACCTTTCAGATGCAG GGGTCCATCATTAG
- the iqsec1b gene encoding IQ motif and SEC7 domain-containing protein 1 isoform X12 produces the protein MLKLKTFCLDYWQFLCLQPLNGFYKSVEGEAPGGESGPSLDNSGGYLRGPVSRSAIISGEHFDGPPLYAHEVRQRPRRPKLQHSQSILRKQAEEEAIKRSRSLSESYELSTDLQDKQVEMLERKYGGRFITRHAARTIQTAFRQYQMNKNFERLRSSMSENRMSRRIVLSNMRMQFSFEGPEKVHSSYFEGKQVSLTDDGSKLGALVQSERGEMVPANMKSPAVQSDFTDAITELEDVFSRQVKSLAESIDDALNCRSLHGDEGQSEATRGHPDLEQEVTYQVKPSHGSEHRKRDEMTASYSDVTLYIDEEELSPPLPLSQSVDRPSSTESDLRIRSLNSSQDYWSLAHKDEKADTDTSCRSTPSLECQEQRLRIDHLPLLTIEPPSDSSVELSDRSDRSSLKRQNAYDRGIASQQGSPKHIPSHALPPRGPAREDEAPRHRPRQLESHLAINGTANRQSKSESDFSDGDNDSINSTSNSNDTINCSSESSSRDSLREQTLSKQTYHKETRNSWDSPAFSNDIIRKRHYRIGLNLFNKKPEKGIQYLIERGFVPDTPVGVAHFLLQRKGLSRQMIGEFLGNRQKQFNRDVLDCVVDEMDFSAMELDEALRKFQAHIRVQGEAQKVERLIEAFSQRYCICNPGVVRQFRNPDTIFILAFAIILLNTDMYSPNVKPERKMKLEDFVKNLRGVDDGEDIPREMLVGIYERIRKRELKTNEDHVSQVQKVEKLIVGKKPIGSLHHGLGCVLSLPHRRLVCYCRLFEVPDPNKPQKLGLHQREIFLFNDLLVVTKIFQKKKNSVTYSFRQSFSLYGMQVLLFENQYYPNGVRLTSALPGADIKVLINFNAPNPQDRKKFTDDLRESIAEVQEMEKYRIESELEKQKGVVRPSISQSSGLKKETGNGNLSRTSLDDSYAMGEGLKRSALSSSLRDLSDAGVHH, from the exons TGTGGAAGGTGAGGCTCCGGGCGGCGAGTCGGGCCCCTCTCTGGACAATAGTGGAGGTTACTTACGAGGACCGGTGAGCCGCAGTGCTATCATTAGTGGCGAGCACTTTGACGGCCCACCGTTGTACGCTCACGAGGTACGGCAGCGCCCACGGAGACCCAAACTTCAGCATTCTCAGTCCATTCTCCGCAAACAGGCTGAGGAGGAGGCCATCAAACGCTCCCGATCGCTGTCTGAGAGCTATGAGCTCTCCACCGACCTCCAAGACAAACAG GTGGAGATGCTTGAGCGGAAGTATGGAGGGCGTTTTATAACCCGACATGCTGCACGAACAATCCAGACTGCATTCCGCCAGTATCAGATGAACAAGAACTTTGAGCGCCTCCGGAGTTCTATGTCAGAAAACCGCATGTCCAGACGCATAGTTTTATCCAATATGAGAATGCAGTTTTCATTTGAAGGACCTGAAAAAGTCCACAGTTCATACTTTGAGGGCAAGCAGGTGTCTCTTACGGATGATGGGTCTAAACTAGGAGCATTGGTACAATCTGAGCGCGGTGAGATGGTCCCCGCCAACATGAAGTCACCTGCGGTCCAGAGCGATTTCACAGACGCCATTACAGAACTGGAGGATGTTTTCTCTCGACAAGTGAAGTCATTGGCAGAATCGATAGACGATGCACTGAACTGTCGTAGCCTACACGGAGACGAGGGACAGTCAGAAGCAACCAGAGGTCATCCAGACTTGGAGCAAGAGGTTACCTACCAGGTCAAGCCTTCCCACGGTAGCGAGCACCGAAAGCGAGATGAGATGACAGCCTCCTACAGCGATGTGACACTTTATATAGATGAGGAAGAGCTCTCGCCACCTCTTCCTTTATCACAATCAGTTGACAGACCCTCTAGCACTGAGTCAGACCTCCGTATACGTTCTTTGAACTCTTCGCAGGACTACTGGTCTCTAGCTCATAAGGATGAAAAAGCCGACACGGACACTAGCTGCCGCAGCACCCCATCTCTAGAGTGTCAAGAGCAAAGATTGAGAATAGACCACCTTCCTCTGCTCACTATCGAACCTCCGAGTGATAGCTCTGTTGAGTTGAGTGACCGCTCTGACCGAAGCTCTCTCAAGAGACAGAACGCTTACGATCGAGGCATAGCCAGCCAGCAGGGCAGCCCTAAGCACATCCCTTCCCATGCACTCCCACCACGGGGGCCAGCAAGAGAGGATGAAGCTCCACGCCATCGGCCGCGGCAGCTGGAAAGCCATCTGGCTATCAATGGCACCGCCAACCGGCAAAGCAAATCCGAGTCTGACTTCTCTGATGGTGATAATGACAGCATCAACAGCACTTCCAATTCCAATGATACGATCAACTGCAGTTCGGAGTCCTCTTCCAGGGACAGTCTTCGAGAGCAGACTCTCAGTAAGCAGACGTATCACAAGGAGACACGAAACAGTTGGGACTCGCCAGCATTTAGCAATGATATCATCCGCAAGAGGCACTATCGAATTGGCCTGAACCTTTTCAACAA GAAACCTGAAAAAGGCATCCAGTATCTGATTGAGCGAGGATTTGTCCCAGACACACCTGTGGGAGTTGCCCATTTCCTGTTACAGAGAAAAGGGTTGAGTCGACAGATGATTGGCGAGTTCCTGGGCAACAGGCAGAAACAGTTCAACAGAGATGTTCTTGA CTGTGTGGTAGATGAGATGGATTTCTCTGCAATGGAGCTGGATGAAGCCTTGAGAAAATTCCAGGCACATATCCGGGTGCAGGGAGAGGCACAGAAAGTGGAGAGACTAATTGAAGCCTTCAG TCAGCGCTACTGCATCTGCAACCCGGGGGTGGTACGGCAGTTTAGGAACCCAGATACCATCTTCATCCTGGCGTTTGCCATTATACTCCTCAACACAGATATGTACAGCCCGAATGTGAAGCCAGAGAGGAAGATGAAACTAGAGGACTTTGTGAAGAACCTTCGCG GAGTGGATGATGGAGAGGACATCCCGAGAGAGATGTTAGTGGGCATCTATGAGCGAATTCGTAAACGAGAGCTTAAGACGAATGAAGACCATGTGTCCCAAGTGCAAAAGGTGGAGAAACTCATCGTGGGCAAAAAGCCG ATCGGCTCTCTGCATCATGGCCTCGGATGT GTTCTGTCTCTGCCACATCGCAGACTGGTCTGTTACTGTAGACTGTTTGAAGTCCCGGACCCCAACAAACCTCAAAAACTGGGCCTCCACCAGAGAGAAATCTTCCTGTTCAATGACCTTCTAGTG gtcACTAAGATTttccagaagaagaagaattcggTGACGTACAGTTTCAGGCAGTCCTTTTCTCTCTACGGGATGCAGGTGCTGCTGTTTGAAAACCAGT ATTACCCCAATGGAGTGCGTCTCACTTCAGCTCTTCCAGGCGCAGACATCAAGGTTCTCATTAACTTCAATGCCCCAAACCCGCAAGACCGTAAGAAGTTCACTGATGACCTGCGTGAGTCCATCGCAGAAGTGCAGGAGATGGAGAAATACAGGATAGAGT ctgaaTTGGAGAAGCAGAAAGGTGTAGTCCGTCCTAGCATTTCACAGAGCTCAGGGTTGAAAAAAGAAACGGGGAACGGCAATTTGAGTCGAACCAGTCTGGATGATAGCTATGCCATGGGGGAAGGCCTGAAGAGAAGTGCCCTCAGCAGCTCCTTACGTGACCTTTCAGATGCAG GGGTCCATCATTAG